A genome region from Arachidicoccus soli includes the following:
- a CDS encoding RluA family pseudouridine synthase → MKLNIVFENEDFVAISKPSGTLSVPDRKQSEPSLKDFLKQKYGEIFTVHRLDKFTSGLILFAKNSGTHKQLSQLFEDRAIEKFYIGIVNGVLRPSSGTVNTPIMEHPAKDGRMLAHSKGKPSVTDYETIEAFKNYSLVQFQIHTGRTHQIRIHAQYLGQPIVCDELYGDGRGIYLSAIKKKYNLSKNQWEERPIMGRLALHSYNMRFTLNGETYSLEAPLPKDFSATLEQLRKNN, encoded by the coding sequence ATGAAACTGAATATTGTATTTGAAAACGAAGATTTCGTTGCGATTTCCAAACCATCCGGGACGCTGAGTGTACCGGATCGTAAACAGTCGGAGCCTTCATTGAAAGATTTTTTGAAACAGAAGTATGGGGAGATTTTTACCGTACATCGTTTGGATAAATTTACGAGTGGTCTAATCCTATTCGCCAAAAACAGCGGAACACACAAACAGCTTTCTCAACTTTTCGAAGACAGAGCAATCGAAAAGTTTTATATAGGAATTGTAAACGGAGTTTTACGTCCCAGTTCCGGAACAGTGAATACACCTATAATGGAGCATCCCGCAAAAGATGGCAGGATGCTGGCGCATAGTAAAGGCAAACCTTCCGTTACCGATTACGAGACTATAGAAGCGTTTAAAAATTATTCACTGGTACAATTTCAGATTCATACCGGTAGAACGCATCAGATTAGAATACATGCACAATACCTCGGACAGCCCATAGTGTGCGACGAATTATATGGTGATGGTCGCGGCATATACCTTTCAGCTATCAAAAAGAAATATAATCTTTCCAAAAATCAATGGGAAGAGCGCCCCATTATGGGTAGGTTGGCTTTGCATTCCTATAATATGAGATTTACCTTAAATGGAGAAACTTATTCCTTAGAAGCACCTTTACCCAAAGATTTTTCGGCTACATTGGAACAGTTGAGAAAGAATAACTAA